The Ovis canadensis isolate MfBH-ARS-UI-01 breed Bighorn chromosome 18, ARS-UI_OviCan_v2, whole genome shotgun sequence genome has a segment encoding these proteins:
- the MIS18BP1 gene encoding mis18-binding protein 1 translates to MIATPLKHPGIHLPSETSSQRRNVPMHAIFYDSIPSGTLTPVKELMKYQISSLKPNSHKKSQFVEMAVFNNKNVFQSTLLAEAATSNSSLDISAIKPNKDEFENKASFETPEKIFQRMKEKVLRNKQEQASRNSFLEPTQNESFAPNGAEERILQHTYLCEEKENNKSFQPENNSLRENSTSVQEVPLESSNNIFVPVKQKITYQQEKKVPLHNLTYELPVLNQERKNVAAANRVLTRAQLARQILHSKENIVATNKSKKETFILEDIDSTREKSPNTTVETLCGNNVENGGQLLVSSDSKITTEGTSKQEIKEGNERTVHRETAFPGSLNDTCKIVLATPQCHITIPQRSKINAWNLSPSISQTITNGVKIKVVQLQEWMIKVINNNTAICVEGKLTDITNIYWHSNVIIERIKHNKLRTLSGNIYVLKGMIDQISMKEAGYSRSLIRKFMFGFPEKWKEYIDNFLEELRTCEKKKGKARKKQKAKRCIPDIQKSMKNDARKKNPNVLQGATTTYGRDCDSLERTKESKVPVDILTTREQFFSDEEGKYMTVNLKKPCILVTPLKSKKIIEQKCMDSNLSSDSVKAVTEFALGKLQKESKTDSNETTSPVSKPTKTLEGTFECSVGHNSENTEDCFERDFFTVNHKIKIPSSKKEHMITSDFKKNTRLSKLKKIENQVTVSFDKHQSSSDLFNEESEKEKKFRRKTEIVKKTRAINTEETVVHQRKSTRKTRTVPAMPESETEESENELYMKQKKAKCSAKENLQKPDVGNELPNTEKTESGKTNRHSLECLSGFTQDEEWNKKELQKLHCAVVSLPKHKPGFWSDVAMAVGSRSADECQRKYMEDPRGKRFQKRDTKKKPANPKGKNGKIDDADKKETVKITAKVGTLKRKQQMRDFLEQLPKDDHDDFFSATPLQHRKILLPSFQDSQEGEDILPNMDRNPTTPSSVIFPLAKTPQCHHVTPSMLDSINRNDCDKYVFRMQKAHKSKGGTTWGNIKKKTIETDFSTPPSRRKTPFNKELAENSGIGKLFTKAMESLDEEENDYYFSSSDSA, encoded by the exons ATGATTGCAACACCTTTGAAACATCCAGGAATTCACCTGCCTTCAGAGACATCTTCTCAAAGGAGAAACGTGCCCATGCATGCAATCTTTTATGACAGCATTCCTTCAGGCACACTTACTCCTGTAAAAGAGTTGATGAAATATCAGATATCCTCTTTAAAACCGAATAGTCATAAGAAGAGTCAGTTTGTAGAAATGgcagtttttaataataaaaatgtatttcagtCGACTTTGCTAGCGGAGGCTGCTACCTCTAACAGTTCTCTTGATATCAGTGCTATAAAGCCCAACAAggatgaatttgaaaataaagcaaGCTTTGAAACaccagaaaaaatatttcaaagaatgaaagaaaaagtactACGCAACAAGCAAGAACAAGCATCAAGAAACAGTTTTTTGGAACCAACACAAAATGAAAGTTTCGCTCCTAATGGAGCTGAGGAAAGAATATTACAGCATACCTACctctgtgaagaaaaggaaaacaacaaatcATTCCAGCCAGAAAACAATTCACTAAGAG aaaactcaacctCAGTCCAAGAAGTTCCTCTGGAATcatcaaataatatttttgtgCCAGTCAAGCAAAAGATTACATATCAGCAGGAAAAGAAGGTGCCTCTGCACAATTTAACTTATG AGCTTCCAGTTCTGAATCAAGAACGTAAAAATGTTGCAGCTGCAAACAGGGTACTAACTAGAGCTCAGCTGGCTAGACAAATTCTTCACTCAAAGGAGAATATAGTTGCAACCAATAAATccaaaaaggaaacatttattttagaagaCATTGATTCTACCCGTGAAAAGTCCCCAAATACCACTGTTGAGACTCTTTGTGGTAATAATGTTGAGAATGGTGGTCAATTACTGGTTTCTAGTGATAGTAAGATTACAACAGAAGGCACTTCAAAACAGGAAATTAAGGAAGGAAATGAGAGAACAGTGCACAGAGAGACTGCTTTTCCAGGTTCCTTGAATGATACTTGTAAAATCGTGCTTGCAACTCCGCAATGTCATATAACAATACCTCAGAGATCAAAAATAAATGCCTGGAACCTTTCTCCAAGTATAAGCCAAACTATTACAAATGGAGTTAAAATTAAG GTAGTCCAGCTACAGGAATGGATGATTAAAGTCATCAATAATAACACTGCTATATGTGTAGAAGGAAAACTGAC AGACATCACCAACATATATTGGCACAGTAATGTAATTATAGAACGGATTAAGCACAACAAACTTAGAACTTTATCAGGCAACATTTATGTACTAAAAGGAATGATAGACCAAATTTCCATGAAAGAAGCAG GTTACTCAAGAAGTCTCATAAGGAAATTTATGTTTGGATttccagaaaaatggaaagagtacATTGATAATTTTTTAGAAGAGTTAAG GACTtgtgagaagaaaaaaggaaaggccagaaaaaaacagaaagctaAAAGATGTATTCCTGacattcaaaaatcaatgaaaaatgatgcaaggaaaaaaaacccaaatgttcTCCAAGGAGCCACCACCACTTATGGCCGTGACTGTGATTCTTTGG AGAGGACTAAAGAATCAAAAGTACCCGTTGATATTCTAACAACAAGGGAACAGTTTTTCTCAGATGAAGAAGGAAAATATATGACTGTTAATCTGAAGAAACCTTGTATTTTAGTGACACCActtaaatctaaaaaaattatagaGCAAAAGTGCATGGACAGTAATCTGTCATCTGACTCTGTTAAAGCAGTAACAGAATTTGCGTTGGGAAAGCttcaaaaagaaagtaaaacagacTCAAATGAAACTACAAGTCCAGTCAGCAAGCCCACAAAGACTTTAGAAGGTACGTTTGAGTGTAGTGTGGGCCATAATAGTGAAAATACAGAAGATTGTTTTGAACGTGATTTCTTCACTGTcaaccacaaaataaaaatacccagTTCTAAAAAAGAACACATGATCACCTCTGACTTTAAGAAAAATACAAGGTTatcaaaactgaagaaaattgaaaatcaaGTAACTGTGTCATTTGACAAGCATCAGTCCTCATCAGATTTGTttaatgaagaaagtgaaaaagaaaagaaatttagaagGAAAACTGAGATTGTTAAGAAAACCAGAGCAATAAATACTGAAGAAACAGTGGTTCACCAGagaaaaagcacaagaaaaaCAAGGACAGTCCCAGCGATGCCTGaatctgaaactgaagaaagtgaaaatgagctTTATATGAAACAGAAGAAAGCTAAATGTTCTGCTAAAGAAAACCTTCAGAAGCCTGATGTTGGTAATGAGCTTCCAAATACCGAGAAAACGGAATCTGGTAAGACAAACAGGCATTCCTTGGAATGCTTGTCTGGTTTTACTCAGGATGAGGAATGGAATAAGAAAGAATTACAGAAACTTCATTG TGCTGTTGTATCTCTGCCAAAGCACAAGCCTGGTTTCTGGTCAGACGTAGCCATGGCTGTAGGTTCTCGATCCGCGGATGAATGCCAGAGGAAGTACATGGAAGATCCCCGAGGAAAACGATTTCAGAAACGTGACACCAAGAAAAAGCCAGCCAACCCCAAAGGCAAAAACG GCAAGATCGATGATGCTGATAAGAAGGAAACTGTGAAGATAACTGCCAAAGTGGGAACTCTTAAAAGGAAGCAGCAGATGAGAGATTTTCTTGAACAGCTGCCGAAAGATGACCATGATGATTTTTTCAGTGCAACACCTTTGCAGCATCGAAAAATACTG TTACCAAGTTTCCAGGACAGTCAAGAAGGGGAGGATATTCTGCCAAATATGGACAGAAATCCAACAACTCCATCATCAGTAATCTTTCCACTGGCAAAAACTCCTCAGTGTCATCATGTCACGCCTAGCATGCTAGACTCTATAAACAG GAATGATTGTGATAAATATGTTTTTCGTATGCAAAAAGCCCATAAAAGTAAAGGTGGCACTACCTGGGGCAATATCAAGAAAAAGACG ATTGAAACTGATTTTTCAACTCCACCATCAAGAAGGAAAACACCATTTAACAAAG AATTAGCAGAGAACTCTGGTATTGGAAAACTTTTCACAAAGGCTATGGAGTCTTTAGATGAAGAAGAGAACgattattatttttcaagttcTGATTCTGCATAG